The Flavobacteriales bacterium genome has a window encoding:
- a CDS encoding T9SS type A sorting domain-containing protein, which translates to MIDEVSGIRTHIEEPNFKVFLTSDSRLFVEGQEKQIVSLEVYELSGKKIARQNSKTEVNIRHFTKGIYVLVVGFKDGQKQSTKVFIPN; encoded by the coding sequence GTGATTGATGAAGTTTCGGGAATTAGAACACATATAGAAGAGCCTAACTTTAAGGTGTTTTTGACCTCTGACTCTAGGCTATTTGTAGAGGGGCAAGAAAAACAAATTGTAAGTTTAGAAGTGTACGAACTTTCTGGCAAAAAAATAGCTAGGCAGAATAGCAAAACAGAAGTAAACATCCGACATTTTACCAAAGGAATTTACGTATTAGTAGTCGGATTCAAAGACGGACAAAAACAATCAACAAAAGTGTTTATTCCAAACTAA
- a CDS encoding aminopeptidase P family protein, translating into MRYKAISKELFEVNRKNFCSSMTENSIAIFCSNDQMPTNSDGTMPFKQNSDLFWLSGVDQEESKVVLFPNCSNPNHREILFLKETSELIAIWEGAKLTKEQAFTTSGIKTVYWNSEFDKVFESLMTEAETVFYNSNEHSRATSEVETQTDRFNNWCRQTYSDKNYVKSAPILHGLRSIKHPIEIDLLQNACNITEKGFRRVLNFVKPGVMEYEIEAEFMHEFLINRSKGFAYEPIIASGRNACVLHYIDNNKECKDGDVILMDVGAEYANYASDMTRCIPVSGRFTKRQKEVYNAVLKVMKEATNMLTPGTLLGDYHKEVGKVMQSELLGLGLLDQHDIDKQDPKNPAFRKYFMHGTSHYLGLDVHDVGHWDTPIKEGMVFTCEPGIYILEENLGIRIENDLVITKDKPFDLMANIPIEVDEIESLMKISLE; encoded by the coding sequence ATGAGATATAAAGCCATTTCTAAAGAATTATTTGAGGTAAATAGAAAGAATTTTTGCTCATCAATGACTGAAAATTCGATTGCTATTTTTTGCTCGAACGACCAAATGCCAACGAACTCTGACGGCACCATGCCCTTCAAACAAAACAGCGATTTGTTCTGGCTAAGCGGCGTAGACCAAGAGGAAAGCAAAGTCGTTTTATTTCCTAATTGTTCTAATCCAAATCATCGAGAGATATTATTTTTAAAAGAAACTAGTGAGCTTATTGCTATTTGGGAAGGGGCTAAATTAACCAAAGAACAAGCCTTCACCACTTCTGGCATAAAAACAGTGTATTGGAACAGCGAATTTGATAAGGTGTTTGAAAGCCTAATGACTGAGGCTGAAACTGTTTTTTACAACTCAAACGAACATTCCAGAGCTACTTCTGAGGTAGAAACTCAAACCGATAGGTTCAACAACTGGTGTAGACAAACCTACAGCGATAAAAATTATGTTAAATCAGCTCCCATTTTGCATGGGCTTCGATCAATAAAACACCCCATTGAAATTGACCTTTTACAAAACGCTTGCAATATCACCGAAAAAGGGTTTCGCAGGGTGTTAAACTTCGTTAAACCAGGCGTAATGGAATATGAAATTGAAGCGGAATTTATGCATGAATTTCTAATAAATCGTTCAAAAGGGTTTGCTTATGAACCTATCATCGCTTCTGGAAGAAATGCTTGTGTATTGCACTACATAGACAACAACAAAGAGTGTAAGGATGGTGACGTTATACTTATGGATGTAGGCGCTGAATATGCTAACTATGCTTCAGATATGACTAGGTGCATTCCTGTTAGTGGTCGTTTTACTAAACGACAAAAAGAGGTGTATAATGCTGTGTTAAAAGTAATGAAAGAGGCTACAAATATGTTAACTCCAGGTACATTACTAGGCGATTATCACAAAGAGGTTGGTAAAGTTATGCAATCGGAATTATTAGGCTTAGGGCTTTTGGACCAGCATGATATAGACAAACAAGACCCTAAAAACCCTGCTTTCCGAAAGTACTTTATGCACGGAACAAGTCATTATTTAGGCTTAGATGTTCATGATGTGGGTCATTGGGACACTCCAATCAAAGAAGGTATGGTGTTTACTTGTGAACCTGGCATCTATATTTTAGAAGAAAACCTCGGAATACGTATTGAGAATGACTTAGTTATTACAAAAGACAAACCGTTTGACTTAATGGCTAATATCCCTATTGAAGTCGATGAGATTGAAAGCCTTATGAAAATTAGTTTGGAATAA
- a CDS encoding succinate dehydrogenase cytochrome b subunit has translation MSNSILIKSSLVKKYWMAITGLFLCLFLVGHLLGNLQLLLPADAASDSFNLYARFMTTNPIVKILSYLTYFGILFHAFDGILLTIQNKKARPVAYAYNKPSANSNWASRNMGFLGTILLLFLIIHMRSFWYEMHFGDVPKTIIGGEEVKDLYIITTQAFEQLWYVILYVVCMIAIAFHLTHGFSSAFQTLGANHPKYKQLVKNIGFAFGILIPLAFAIIPLSLYFR, from the coding sequence ATGAGTAACTCAATTTTGATTAAATCCTCTCTAGTAAAAAAGTACTGGATGGCCATTACAGGGCTATTTTTATGCCTGTTTTTGGTTGGTCATTTACTAGGAAATTTGCAATTATTATTACCTGCTGATGCAGCATCAGATTCATTTAATCTGTATGCTCGCTTCATGACGACCAACCCGATAGTGAAAATATTATCCTACTTAACCTACTTTGGCATTCTTTTTCATGCTTTTGACGGAATACTTTTGACTATCCAAAATAAGAAGGCCCGCCCAGTTGCTTACGCCTACAACAAGCCTAGCGCAAACTCGAATTGGGCCTCCAGAAACATGGGTTTTTTAGGAACTATTTTGTTGTTGTTTCTTATCATTCACATGAGAAGTTTTTGGTACGAAATGCATTTTGGCGATGTTCCAAAAACAATAATTGGAGGAGAAGAAGTAAAAGATTTGTACATTATTACTACCCAAGCTTTTGAGCAGTTGTGGTATGTAATCCTTTATGTGGTGTGTATGATTGCTATAGCCTTTCACCTTACACATGGTTTTTCTAGTGCATTTCAGACCTTAGGAGCCAACCACCCTAAGTACAAACAGTTGGTTAAAAATATCGGCTTTGCTTTTGGGATACTTATACCCCTAGCATTTGCAATAATACCTTTATCCCTTTATTTCAGATAA